A portion of the Halobacillus ihumii genome contains these proteins:
- a CDS encoding acyltransferase family protein: MKREATFDNAKLLLIFFVVFGHLIQPFTDGSHTMYTIYMWIYTFHMPAFIFLSGFFAKGSGHKDYVVNLAKKLILPYMIFQLAYSGYFFFIGKDGWLNGPFYPHWSLWFLFSLFCWHIMLYWFKKVPALTGILVSVGLGLVVGYFNDIGHMFSLSRTFVFFPFFLAGYWLTKDHVKKWRTSQVREATLLFMTTLVGLIAIFPEFDSGWLLGSKSYSDLGGLEFGGLIRFGGYIVGAIMTMGVLAWIPSKSYRFTVLGRRTLYVYLLHGFFIQFFREAGWFEVDNMIDFAGLAIVAASIVFLLSSTSIQTLTQPVIEGRAQLIKKWWHKLAKKDYTIN; this comes from the coding sequence ATGAAGCGGGAAGCAACTTTTGACAATGCAAAACTTTTATTGATTTTCTTCGTTGTATTTGGTCATCTTATTCAACCGTTTACCGATGGTTCACATACTATGTACACCATCTACATGTGGATTTACACGTTTCATATGCCTGCGTTTATCTTTTTGTCTGGTTTTTTTGCAAAAGGATCTGGGCATAAAGACTATGTCGTTAATTTAGCGAAAAAATTAATCTTGCCTTATATGATTTTTCAGCTTGCTTATTCAGGCTACTTTTTCTTTATAGGAAAAGATGGCTGGCTGAACGGACCATTTTATCCGCACTGGTCATTGTGGTTCTTATTCAGTTTATTCTGCTGGCATATTATGCTCTATTGGTTTAAGAAAGTTCCTGCACTGACGGGGATTTTGGTTTCTGTAGGCTTAGGACTCGTTGTAGGATACTTTAATGATATTGGCCATATGTTCAGCCTTTCCAGAACGTTTGTCTTCTTCCCATTCTTTCTGGCTGGCTATTGGTTAACAAAAGACCATGTCAAAAAATGGCGAACTTCTCAAGTGCGTGAAGCCACACTCCTATTCATGACAACACTTGTTGGATTAATTGCTATTTTCCCTGAATTTGACTCAGGCTGGCTGTTAGGCTCAAAATCATACAGTGATCTCGGAGGTTTGGAATTTGGCGGCTTAATACGGTTTGGCGGTTACATTGTCGGTGCAATCATGACGATGGGCGTCCTTGCTTGGATTCCTAGTAAATCGTATCGTTTTACTGTGTTAGGAAGGAGAACGTTATACGTTTACTTGCTTCATGGATTCTTTATCCAATTCTTTCGCGAAGCCGGCTGGTTTGAGGTCGACAACATGATTGACTTTGCAGGTTTAGCAATCGTAGCAGCAAGTATTGTATTCTTATTATCAAGTACGTCCATCCAAACATTGACTCAACCTGTTATTGAAGGCAGAGCCCAATTAATCAAGAAATGGTGGCATAAGCTAGCTAAGAAAGATTACACGATAAATTAA